A genomic segment from Nodularia sphaerocarpa UHCC 0038 encodes:
- the rplA gene encoding 50S ribosomal protein L1, whose protein sequence is MGKKISRRFQALLEKVEDRDYAPLDALNLLKETATAKFAEAAEAHIRLGIDPKYTDQQLRTTVTLPKGTGQTVRVAVIARGEKVTEASNAGADIVGSDELINEIQQGMLDFDKLIATPDVMPQVAKLGKLLGPRGLMPSPKGGTVTFDVASAIAEFKAGKLEFRADRTGIVHVMFGKASFSSEDLLVNLKALQETIDRNRPSGAKGRYWRTIYVTSTMGPSIKVDINALRDLKLSELA, encoded by the coding sequence ATGGGCAAAAAAATATCGCGCCGCTTTCAGGCGCTGCTAGAAAAAGTAGAAGATAGGGACTATGCACCCCTAGACGCTTTAAATCTGTTAAAAGAAACGGCAACGGCTAAGTTTGCTGAAGCCGCCGAAGCGCATATCAGATTAGGGATTGACCCCAAGTATACAGACCAACAGTTGCGGACAACGGTAACTCTGCCCAAAGGTACAGGACAAACTGTGCGGGTGGCGGTAATTGCTAGAGGTGAAAAAGTTACCGAAGCTAGTAATGCTGGTGCTGATATAGTTGGCTCTGATGAGTTAATTAACGAAATTCAACAAGGTATGTTGGATTTTGATAAGCTGATTGCGACACCGGATGTGATGCCACAGGTGGCGAAACTGGGTAAGTTACTCGGTCCGCGTGGTTTGATGCCATCACCCAAGGGTGGAACGGTGACATTTGACGTTGCCAGTGCGATCGCTGAATTCAAAGCTGGTAAATTAGAATTCCGGGCTGATCGGACTGGTATTGTCCATGTTATGTTTGGTAAGGCATCTTTCTCGTCTGAAGATTTGTTGGTAAACTTGAAGGCGTTGCAAGAGACGATTGATCGTAACCGTCCTTCAGGAGCCAAAGGTCGTTATTGGCGGACAATTTATGTCACCTCAACTATGGGGCCATCAATTAAAGTCGATATCAACGCTCTCCGGGATTTAAAACTAAGCGAATTAGCTTAA
- the rplK gene encoding 50S ribosomal protein L11, translating into MAKKVVAVIKLALNAGKANPAPPVGPALGQHGVNIMMFCKEYNAKTADQAGMVIPVEISVFEDRSFTFVLKTPPASVLIRKAAKIERGSNEPNKKKVGSITKAQLQEIAQTKMPDLNANDIEAAMRIVEGTANNMGVTISD; encoded by the coding sequence ATGGCGAAGAAAGTAGTAGCGGTCATTAAACTGGCCCTGAATGCTGGAAAAGCCAACCCAGCACCACCAGTGGGACCCGCATTGGGTCAACACGGTGTGAACATTATGATGTTCTGCAAAGAGTACAATGCCAAAACAGCAGACCAAGCTGGAATGGTAATCCCTGTAGAAATTTCGGTGTTTGAAGACCGGAGTTTTACATTTGTACTCAAGACACCACCAGCATCAGTACTGATTCGCAAGGCAGCGAAAATTGAACGCGGCTCTAATGAACCCAACAAAAAGAAAGTTGGGTCAATTACAAAGGCTCAATTGCAAGAAATTGCTCAAACCAAAATGCCTGATCTCAATGCCAATGACATCGAAGCGGCAATGAGAATTGTGGAAGGTACGGCCAATAATATGGGCGTAACCATTTCGGATTAG
- the nusG gene encoding transcription termination/antitermination protein NusG: MTSATDEPYNSALHSEETAETALNEVRWYAVQVASGCEKRVKTNLEQRIQTFDVSDKIVQVEIPHTPAVKIRKDGSRQQTEEKVFPGYVLVRMVMEDDTWQVVRNTSHVINFVGAEQKRGGSKSRGHVKPVPLGPSEVERIFKQTSEQEPIVKIDMAAGDKIVVLSGPFKDFEGEVIEVSPERSKLKALLSIFGRDTPVELEFNQVEKQS; this comes from the coding sequence ATGACTTCTGCAACAGACGAACCATATAACTCAGCTTTGCATTCTGAGGAGACAGCAGAAACAGCGCTTAATGAAGTACGCTGGTATGCAGTACAAGTAGCGTCAGGCTGTGAAAAACGCGTCAAGACGAACTTGGAGCAACGTATCCAAACCTTTGATGTATCTGACAAAATTGTCCAAGTGGAAATTCCCCACACGCCAGCAGTGAAAATTCGCAAAGATGGCAGTCGTCAGCAAACAGAGGAAAAAGTTTTTCCTGGTTATGTGCTAGTACGAATGGTGATGGAAGATGACACTTGGCAAGTGGTGCGAAACACCTCCCATGTAATTAATTTCGTGGGAGCAGAACAAAAACGTGGCGGTAGCAAAAGCCGAGGTCACGTTAAACCAGTACCTTTAGGTCCATCAGAAGTAGAACGGATATTCAAACAGACTAGCGAACAGGAGCCAATTGTCAAAATTGACATGGCTGCTGGTGATAAGATAGTTGTGCTTTCGGGTCCTTTTAAAGACTTTGAAGGCGAGGTGATTGAAGTCAGTCCAGAGCGAAGCAAATTAAAAGCCTTACTCTCGATTTTTGGACGAGATACACCAGTAGAATTGGAATTTAATCAGGTAGAAAAACAGAGCTAA
- the secE gene encoding preprotein translocase subunit SecE: protein MAKKNEAEMPANTNGFSLGNFFQGTKEELEKVVWPSRKQLVSESAGVLLMVTLSASLIYLVDGLFGWVAQQVF from the coding sequence GTGGCCAAAAAAAATGAAGCAGAAATGCCAGCAAACACCAATGGATTCAGTTTAGGCAACTTCTTTCAGGGTACGAAAGAAGAACTGGAAAAAGTGGTTTGGCCAAGTCGCAAACAGCTAGTGAGCGAATCAGCAGGTGTGCTGTTAATGGTCACACTCTCCGCATCTTTGATATATTTGGTCGATGGATTGTTCGGTTGGGTAGCACAACAGGTATTCTGA